From Falco cherrug isolate bFalChe1 chromosome 4, bFalChe1.pri, whole genome shotgun sequence, one genomic window encodes:
- the EN2 gene encoding homeobox protein engrailed-2: protein MEEGGRSPREEAAEPQESGGDAEPGGGGGRRGLLLPPGDPPHPHPHPHRITNFFIDNILRPEFGRRKEAGGPGGEPRRPGAESRRSPAAAPTPGAPLPGGGAGSPGRGEGGPAGLALHGAAKKGGDPAALEAALKARGLSGGDLSVSSDSDSSQASSNAGNQPMLWPAWVYCTRYSDRPSSGPRSRKPKKKNPNKEDKRPRTAFTAEQLQRLKAEFQTNRYLTEQRRQSLAQELGLNESQIKIWFQNKRAKIKKATGSKNSLAVHLMAQGLYNHSTTAKDGKSDSE, encoded by the exons ATGGAGGAGGGCGGCCGGAGCCCCCGGGAGGAGGCGGCCGAGCCGCAGGAGTCCGGCGGCGACGCAgagcccggcggcggcggcgggcggcgggggctgctgcttcctcccGGTGACCCGCCGCACCCCCACCCGCACCCGCACCGCATCACCAACTTCTTCATCGACAACATCCTGCGGCCCGAGTTCGGGCGGAGGAAGgaggcgggcggccccggcggcgaGCCCCGGCGGCCCGGAGCAGAGAGCCGCCGCAGCCCAGCCGCGGCGCCGACCCCCGGGGCTCCGCTacccggcggcggggcgggctcgccgggccggggggagggcggccccgccgggctgGCCCTGCACGGCGCCGCCAAGAAGGGGGGGGACCCCGCGGCGCTGGAGGCGGCCCTGAAAGCGCGGGGGCTGAGCGGCGGCGACCTGTCGGTGAGCTCGGACTCGGATAGCTCCCAGGCCAGCTCCAACGCCGGGAACCAGCCCATGCTCTGGCCCGCCTGGGTTTACTGCACCCGGTACTCGGACCGGCCCTCCTCAG GTCCCCGCTCCCGCAAACCAAAGAAGAAGAACCCCAACAAGGAGGACAAGCGGCCGCGCACCGCCTTCACCGCCGAGCAGCTGCAGAGACTCAAGGCCGAGTTCCAGACGAACCGGTACCTGACGGAGCAGCGGCGGCAGAGCCTGGCCCAAGAGCTCGGGCTTAACGAGTCCCAGATTAAAATTTGGTTCCAGAATAAACGAGCCAAGATCAAGAAGGCGACGGGCAGCAAGAACTCCCTGGCAGTGCACCTCATGGCCCAGGGGCTCTACAACCACTCCACCACGGCGAAAGACGGCAAGTCGGACAGTGAATAG